The proteins below come from a single Parazoarcus communis genomic window:
- a CDS encoding SdrD B-like domain-containing protein — MFNSPVSVLAESGLLRAFSKPFLRSNRSRRLLLALSCALLSLPTAQAAITVSKNITSGYTGTPYPGDTTAFTLTLSNDNSGSAVTGVSFTDNMAAAGIYVVRAVSDSCGGTLTAVPGSQQISLTGGVIPVAPSASVSGTCSVVFEVNATTVGERVNTVGVGAVTGNDGNAVANTSPAQQSFTVLPLSSLTTSVLFSPDSVVQFDQVSTLRIRVNNPNSVAAVPLNSTSFTLPAGVAVAATPNASVTCTGTDAVNDGVFSPAAGATGALTMTGGTAGRSGRCDVLVDVIGTDAGVNGSNSVTLTMNGSDVSNARGLAVSGSSDSLTIVSPLRVGKSFSPASMRSGQDGSLVITLYNDGSVALNGVGFTDDPIGTPAGGSGGTLTIASGATTTCSGGTLTAVAGSSGIQLSGASIPASSSCTVTVPFTATLDIASVSKVFNNTIAAGDVGNSRSVTSRPASASVTVHGQIEVAKSQSPSNPAAGGIVVYSVALRNYSGSALTGVRFIDTLPSGVTVVPTVSPTMSGAGCSGSLANDYSNTSVPAFTLDLAAGSGGSPSLCTVSFTAQVAYGTAQGQSRVNSIAAGTVCENNGAGPICNPSASNNVTLTVNHTATVAKSFSVTSLPEGGVSELTITLTNNTQNPLTSVQVTDNLPAGMLVDSSAIASTTCVGGSVTATPNQDQVSLSGATIPARASGGTGTSGSCVVKVNVTGAAGNYTNTIPASTLAATQQLPDGTLQPATYGQAASASITFRSALSAAKSFLPVTVQSGGQSRVSIRLRNTETTGTLYNVSLSDNLPSGLTVSNPANAYSTCDGPLTITATPGAGVVQLSGATLPPSSECDLVFMVDSSGSGPWVNTIPIGGITADGGVRNTAALSATLQSASGSVVVTQTISPNTIDSPGESSRLTITLLNNGGLDLSGLSFTNHFTDTGLSSGTLTGLRLSANPNATTTCPGGVISATSNGTSIGLSGASLAGGTGATCTVSANVTTLTTGTVQNFIPVGAVSTAEGVANADGSTASLAALGRIGVEKSFSPSTVAPGQRARLTLRFINPLTLPLANISVTDDLPTNMTVPAGANPVITCAGGSITTPTASQVVVSGGTLGAASGGVSTTCVAEIDVVVSAEGSYTNVINAGEVTASSGGTSVSNPPPGASATLEARTKVSIAKAFSPSTVRPGENTRLTITLSNPNAVALHGATLTDNLPSGLTVALTPNASTTCGGTVNAVSSATSVSLAGATIPATGTCQVQVDAVSNVSGVYTNTIPANALSTDEGVRNEDPASAQVIVSVPPVVTKQFSPASMPSGGTSTLSIFLGNENASTLTLSKVFQDVLPTAPGSLVIASPNGLSSTCTGTVTATAGSGQVSLASGAQIPAGGCQISVNVTGTIEGSYNNYIPASALSTNLGDNRDPAAATLEISPLGYVSGRVFLDKNVTPNGLFDGSDTGLAGVTVTLSGVETVGGAVISRTTTSDALGNYAFTGLNAGTYTVTQPVQPTGTLNGITTAGTVSGGGGGSPGTATPVTTATSAIANIILNESGGSVASSPNNNFAEVPTSTISGSVFLDQNNNGVQNGADAGISAQTIRLTGTDNNGNAVTVDTTTDASGNYTFSGLAPGSYTVTQLAQPADTANGQTVPGAVGNGGSAGSATAPTTVPSQIAGIVLPPATVSAANNFAELPNGRSIRGQVFLDYAGNGAVDGSDYGIGAQVINLSGTDASGNPVTRTTTSLADGSFEFSGLPEGTYTIDQPAQPPSTTNVTPVVGSAGGSASNNPTGGVSSRISGIAMTGTTMVSGGNLFPEMPGAAPDLAISKTHTPATFAAGGTTGYYTLVPSNVGSVATSGLITVVDTLPAGITPVALPTTGAWSCSAAGQIVTCTSSNVIAAASVGDSIVLRVAVASGLAGQILTNQAVISGGGEPAGFEGNNTASDPTPIADAASVAGKVWRDLNHDRVLDSGEPLAEGWIVELLLSGVQVGTTTTAADGSYSFTGLAPGPDYQIRFREPTTGVTFGRPVPNERGLSYSNGTWDASANPGGASNVDGTLSGLTLASGTNTVEQSLPLDPQGVVYDAVTRQPVQGAVVTLSGPGGFDPALHVLGGSATQTTGADGIYQFLLLAGAPAGNYSLSVTVPPGYVPGTSTLIPACTNVPSVGAAPAPALVVVSNTAPAAGTAPHDPVACEASISATATTTQYYLGFVLTPGTSANVLNNHIPLDPILGGAIRITKTTPLVSVSKGGLVPYTITATNTLSAALGNIDVVDQVPPGFKYRSGSASVRHGGSSAFVAAEPVANGRALNWAAQSFAAGETKTYRLVLVIGAGVGEGEYTNLAWALNNIVSERVSNIGSAVVRVIPDPVFDCSDIIGKVFDDKNANGYQDDGEPGIPNVRVVTARGLLVTADAEGRFHVTCADIPQQDRGSNFVMKLDERTLPSGYRLTTENPRDVRTTRGKMVKLNFGATVHKVFRIEVDARAFTANDSLAPEWVGQLRALVPQLALQPAVARLAYRLGDAAEADLAEQRLAAMGAQLKDFYQQAEETDDKDGESDRPPLMVETEIIGASVRSQGAQQ; from the coding sequence ATGTTCAATAGTCCTGTGAGTGTGCTTGCTGAAAGCGGTCTTCTCCGAGCTTTCAGCAAGCCTTTTCTGCGTTCGAATCGCAGCAGGCGTCTGCTGCTTGCGCTGTCCTGCGCATTGCTCTCCCTGCCGACTGCGCAAGCCGCGATCACGGTCTCGAAGAACATCACTTCGGGCTATACGGGCACGCCCTATCCGGGAGATACGACTGCTTTCACGCTCACGCTATCGAACGACAATTCGGGCTCGGCGGTCACTGGCGTCAGCTTCACCGACAACATGGCGGCCGCGGGCATTTACGTCGTGCGCGCAGTGTCTGACAGCTGCGGCGGCACGCTGACTGCGGTGCCCGGCAGCCAGCAGATCAGTCTGACGGGTGGTGTCATCCCGGTCGCGCCCAGCGCTTCAGTCAGTGGCACCTGCTCAGTTGTGTTCGAAGTGAATGCGACAACAGTTGGCGAGCGGGTGAACACGGTTGGAGTCGGTGCGGTGACGGGGAACGATGGCAATGCTGTCGCCAACACTTCTCCTGCGCAGCAGAGTTTCACCGTGTTGCCGCTGTCTTCATTGACAACCTCGGTATTGTTCAGCCCTGACTCGGTGGTGCAGTTCGATCAGGTTTCAACCCTGCGCATTCGCGTCAACAACCCAAACAGCGTGGCTGCGGTTCCACTGAATTCAACGTCATTCACGCTGCCTGCCGGTGTCGCTGTTGCTGCGACGCCGAACGCTTCGGTGACATGCACCGGCACGGATGCGGTAAATGACGGGGTGTTTTCACCGGCAGCGGGCGCAACCGGTGCGCTGACGATGACCGGTGGAACCGCCGGGCGGAGTGGGCGCTGCGATGTGCTGGTGGATGTGATTGGCACGGATGCAGGCGTAAATGGAAGCAATAGCGTGACGCTGACCATGAACGGCAGCGATGTCTCCAATGCGCGCGGACTTGCCGTTTCCGGTTCATCTGACAGCCTCACCATTGTCTCGCCGCTGCGCGTAGGAAAGAGTTTCTCGCCTGCATCGATGCGTTCCGGTCAGGACGGGAGTCTGGTCATCACCTTGTATAACGATGGCAGCGTGGCGCTGAACGGGGTCGGCTTCACCGATGACCCGATCGGCACGCCTGCAGGCGGTTCCGGCGGCACGCTGACGATTGCGTCGGGTGCAACGACCACGTGTAGCGGCGGCACGCTCACCGCTGTGGCCGGCAGTTCTGGTATCCAGTTGTCCGGTGCATCGATTCCGGCTTCGTCCTCATGTACGGTCACCGTTCCATTTACCGCGACGCTGGACATCGCCTCGGTGTCCAAGGTGTTCAACAACACCATTGCTGCTGGCGATGTGGGCAACTCTCGTTCAGTGACAAGCCGTCCGGCCAGTGCGTCGGTCACGGTGCATGGGCAGATCGAGGTCGCCAAGTCGCAGTCGCCGAGCAATCCGGCCGCCGGCGGCATCGTCGTATACAGCGTCGCCTTGAGAAATTATTCCGGTAGCGCGCTGACTGGCGTCCGCTTCATCGATACCTTGCCGAGCGGCGTGACCGTTGTTCCAACGGTGTCGCCCACAATGAGCGGTGCCGGGTGCTCGGGGTCGCTTGCCAATGACTATTCGAATACCTCTGTGCCCGCATTTACGCTTGATCTGGCTGCCGGTAGCGGGGGGAGCCCTTCGCTTTGTACTGTGAGCTTTACCGCCCAGGTTGCCTACGGTACGGCGCAGGGGCAGAGCCGGGTAAACAGCATCGCCGCAGGTACGGTATGCGAAAACAATGGCGCAGGCCCGATCTGCAACCCTTCGGCGTCGAATAACGTCACGCTCACGGTTAACCATACGGCTACCGTAGCCAAGAGCTTCTCGGTCACCAGTCTGCCCGAGGGAGGCGTGTCGGAACTGACGATCACGCTGACCAACAACACCCAGAACCCGCTGACCAGCGTGCAGGTCACCGACAACCTGCCAGCCGGAATGCTGGTCGACAGTTCGGCAATTGCGTCGACGACCTGCGTCGGCGGGAGCGTCACGGCAACGCCGAACCAGGATCAGGTCTCGCTCTCCGGTGCGACCATCCCGGCCCGTGCAAGCGGCGGCACAGGCACGTCCGGAAGCTGTGTCGTAAAGGTTAACGTGACCGGTGCTGCCGGCAACTACACGAACACCATTCCCGCCAGCACGCTCGCCGCCACCCAGCAATTGCCCGACGGTACGCTTCAGCCTGCGACCTATGGTCAGGCTGCGTCCGCCAGCATCACTTTCCGTTCTGCCCTGTCGGCGGCGAAGAGTTTCCTGCCTGTGACGGTGCAGTCCGGTGGTCAGTCCCGCGTGTCGATTCGGCTGCGCAACACTGAAACCACCGGCACGTTGTACAACGTCAGCCTTTCCGACAACCTGCCCTCGGGTCTGACCGTCAGCAATCCAGCAAATGCCTATTCGACCTGTGACGGGCCACTGACCATTACCGCAACGCCTGGTGCGGGTGTCGTGCAGTTGTCGGGTGCAACCCTGCCACCGTCGAGCGAGTGCGATCTGGTGTTCATGGTCGATTCAAGTGGCAGCGGGCCCTGGGTGAACACCATTCCGATTGGCGGCATCACGGCTGATGGCGGCGTGCGCAACACTGCCGCGCTGTCGGCGACCCTGCAGTCGGCTTCGGGCAGTGTCGTTGTCACCCAGACAATTTCGCCGAACACGATCGATTCGCCGGGTGAATCCAGTCGTCTCACGATTACCCTGCTCAACAACGGCGGGCTCGACCTGTCCGGGCTTTCGTTCACGAACCATTTTACTGACACCGGATTGTCCTCGGGCACGCTGACGGGACTGCGCCTCTCAGCCAACCCGAATGCCACGACGACCTGCCCGGGTGGTGTGATCAGCGCCACTTCCAACGGAACCTCCATTGGATTGTCGGGTGCCTCGCTTGCCGGCGGGACGGGTGCCACGTGCACGGTTTCGGCGAATGTCACCACGCTGACCACGGGTACGGTGCAGAACTTCATACCCGTTGGCGCGGTGAGCACCGCGGAGGGCGTTGCCAACGCCGATGGATCAACGGCCAGCCTTGCGGCGCTGGGTCGTATCGGGGTGGAAAAGAGTTTCTCTCCCTCAACCGTCGCGCCGGGTCAGCGCGCCCGTCTGACCTTGCGCTTCATCAACCCGCTGACGCTTCCGCTGGCCAATATCAGCGTAACCGATGACCTGCCGACGAACATGACGGTGCCGGCGGGCGCAAATCCGGTCATTACCTGTGCCGGCGGCAGTATCACGACGCCGACTGCAAGCCAGGTTGTGGTGTCGGGCGGCACGCTGGGCGCCGCCAGTGGCGGTGTCAGTACCACCTGCGTGGCCGAGATTGATGTGGTGGTCAGCGCCGAAGGCAGCTACACCAACGTGATCAATGCCGGTGAGGTGACGGCAAGCTCCGGCGGCACAAGCGTAAGCAACCCGCCGCCGGGTGCGAGTGCAACGCTCGAGGCGCGGACGAAAGTGTCCATCGCCAAGGCGTTCAGTCCAAGCACCGTGCGTCCGGGTGAAAACACCCGCCTCACGATTACGCTGAGCAATCCGAACGCGGTCGCGCTCCACGGCGCCACGCTGACCGACAACCTGCCGTCGGGACTCACGGTTGCGCTGACGCCCAACGCAAGCACGACTTGCGGTGGCACCGTCAATGCGGTGAGTTCGGCAACGAGCGTCTCGCTTGCGGGGGCAACCATTCCGGCGACGGGCACTTGTCAGGTGCAGGTCGATGCAGTCAGCAACGTGTCCGGCGTATATACGAACACGATTCCTGCGAATGCACTGAGTACCGACGAAGGCGTGCGCAACGAGGATCCGGCGAGCGCGCAGGTCATCGTGTCGGTGCCGCCCGTCGTGACCAAGCAGTTCAGCCCGGCTTCGATGCCCTCGGGCGGGACGTCGACCCTGAGCATCTTCCTCGGCAACGAGAACGCAAGCACGCTCACGCTGAGCAAGGTGTTCCAGGATGTTCTGCCGACCGCGCCGGGCAGTCTGGTGATCGCATCGCCGAACGGACTCAGCTCCACCTGTACCGGAACCGTGACCGCAACGGCGGGAAGCGGTCAGGTCAGCCTCGCCTCGGGTGCCCAGATTCCCGCAGGTGGTTGCCAGATCAGCGTAAATGTCACTGGCACGATTGAAGGCAGCTACAACAACTATATTCCTGCGAGTGCCCTGTCCACCAATCTGGGTGACAACCGCGATCCCGCAGCGGCGACGCTCGAGATCAGTCCGCTGGGCTATGTTTCCGGTCGTGTGTTCCTCGACAAGAACGTGACGCCGAACGGTCTGTTCGACGGCAGCGACACGGGTCTGGCTGGTGTTACGGTCACCCTGAGCGGGGTCGAAACCGTTGGCGGCGCGGTGATCTCACGCACGACGACAAGCGATGCGCTCGGCAACTACGCCTTCACCGGGCTCAATGCCGGCACCTATACCGTCACCCAGCCGGTACAGCCGACTGGCACGCTGAACGGCATTACAACTGCAGGCACCGTGTCCGGTGGCGGCGGAGGCTCGCCCGGCACTGCAACACCGGTGACGACGGCGACCAGCGCGATTGCGAACATCATCCTCAACGAGAGTGGTGGTTCCGTCGCCAGTTCGCCCAACAACAACTTCGCCGAAGTGCCGACCTCCACCATCTCGGGTTCGGTATTCCTCGACCAGAACAACAATGGGGTGCAGAACGGCGCTGATGCGGGGATTTCCGCTCAGACGATCCGTCTGACCGGGACCGACAACAACGGCAACGCGGTGACCGTCGATACGACGACAGATGCCAGTGGCAACTACACCTTCAGTGGTCTGGCGCCCGGCTCGTATACCGTGACCCAGCTTGCCCAACCGGCCGACACGGCGAACGGTCAGACCGTACCGGGGGCGGTCGGCAATGGCGGCAGTGCAGGTAGTGCAACTGCACCCACCACGGTACCCAGCCAGATCGCGGGCATTGTTCTGCCGCCAGCCACGGTTTCTGCGGCAAACAATTTTGCCGAGCTACCCAACGGCCGCAGCATTCGCGGGCAGGTCTTCCTCGATTACGCCGGAAATGGCGCCGTCGATGGAAGCGACTACGGCATTGGCGCTCAGGTCATCAACCTGTCCGGTACCGATGCCAGCGGCAACCCCGTGACACGCACAACCACAAGCCTTGCCGACGGCAGCTTCGAGTTCTCGGGCCTGCCAGAGGGAACCTACACGATTGATCAGCCTGCGCAGCCACCCAGCACGACCAATGTCACGCCGGTCGTGGGCAGTGCGGGCGGGTCTGCGTCCAACAACCCGACAGGCGGGGTCAGCAGCCGTATTTCCGGCATCGCGATGACGGGCACGACAATGGTGTCCGGCGGCAACCTGTTCCCGGAAATGCCGGGTGCTGCACCAGATCTGGCGATCAGCAAGACGCACACGCCGGCAACATTCGCCGCGGGTGGCACCACGGGGTATTACACCCTGGTTCCGAGCAACGTCGGCAGTGTCGCCACGAGTGGTCTGATTACGGTCGTCGATACCTTGCCGGCCGGCATCACGCCAGTGGCGCTGCCGACCACGGGGGCATGGTCCTGCTCGGCTGCCGGCCAGATCGTGACCTGCACCAGTAGCAACGTGATTGCCGCCGCTTCGGTCGGCGACTCCATCGTGCTGCGTGTTGCGGTGGCGTCCGGCCTTGCCGGACAGATCCTGACCAACCAGGCGGTTATTTCCGGCGGCGGAGAGCCCGCCGGTTTCGAGGGCAACAACACTGCTTCCGATCCGACCCCGATTGCGGATGCTGCGTCCGTGGCGGGCAAGGTATGGCGGGATCTCAATCACGACCGCGTCCTCGACAGTGGCGAGCCGCTGGCCGAGGGCTGGATTGTCGAGTTGCTGCTCAGTGGTGTGCAGGTTGGGACGACGACCACTGCCGCCGACGGGAGCTACAGCTTCACCGGACTCGCTCCGGGGCCGGACTATCAGATCCGTTTCCGCGAACCGACGACCGGCGTCACTTTTGGCCGGCCGGTTCCGAACGAGCGGGGCCTTTCTTATAGCAACGGTACGTGGGATGCGAGTGCCAACCCGGGTGGTGCGAGCAACGTTGATGGAACCTTGAGCGGACTCACGCTCGCTTCGGGGACGAACACCGTCGAACAGAGCCTTCCGCTCGACCCGCAGGGCGTGGTGTATGACGCCGTAACGCGTCAGCCGGTGCAGGGCGCCGTCGTGACGCTGAGCGGCCCGGGGGGCTTCGACCCGGCGCTGCACGTGCTTGGCGGTTCCGCCACCCAGACGACGGGTGCTGACGGGATCTATCAGTTCCTGTTGCTTGCTGGCGCACCTGCCGGCAACTACAGCTTGTCGGTGACGGTCCCGCCCGGCTATGTGCCCGGGACATCGACCCTGATCCCGGCGTGTACCAATGTGCCGTCGGTTGGTGCTGCTCCGGCGCCCGCACTGGTTGTGGTGTCCAACACTGCACCTGCTGCAGGCACTGCACCGCATGACCCCGTGGCCTGTGAAGCCTCGATCAGTGCGACCGCGACAACGACGCAGTACTACCTCGGGTTCGTTCTGACGCCGGGTACGTCGGCCAATGTGCTGAACAACCATATTCCGCTCGATCCGATTCTCGGTGGTGCAATCCGCATCACCAAGACCACGCCGCTGGTCAGCGTGAGCAAGGGCGGACTGGTGCCTTACACCATTACTGCGACCAATACCCTGAGCGCAGCGCTGGGCAATATCGATGTGGTGGATCAGGTGCCGCCAGGCTTCAAGTACCGCAGTGGCAGCGCCAGCGTGCGTCATGGCGGCAGCAGTGCGTTTGTGGCTGCAGAGCCGGTTGCGAACGGACGTGCGCTGAACTGGGCTGCACAGAGCTTTGCTGCCGGCGAGACCAAGACCTACCGTCTTGTGCTGGTGATCGGTGCGGGCGTGGGCGAGGGCGAGTACACCAACCTCGCCTGGGCGCTGAACAACATCGTCAGTGAGCGCGTATCGAACATCGGCTCGGCTGTGGTGCGGGTCATTCCCGATCCGGTCTTCGATTGCTCGGACATCATCGGCAAGGTCTTCGACGACAAGAACGCCAACGGCTATCAGGACGACGGAGAGCCCGGCATTCCCAACGTCCGTGTAGTGACGGCGCGCGGTCTGCTGGTGACGGCCGACGCCGAAGGACGCTTCCACGTCACTTGTGCTGACATCCCGCAGCAGGATCGCGGCAGCAACTTCGTCATGAAGCTCGACGAACGCACCTTGCCATCAGGCTATCGCCTGACCACCGAGAATCCGCGCGACGTGCGGACCACGCGCGGCAAGATGGTCAAGCTCAACTTCGGCGCGACGGTGCACAAGGTGTTCCGCATCGAAGTCGATGCGCGAGCCTTCACCGCGAACGATTCGCTTGCCCCTGAGTGGGTCGGGCAGCTTCGCGCGCTCGTACCGCAACTGGCGCTGCAGCCGGCTGTGGCCCGCCTCGCATATCGCCTCGGCGACGCAGCCGAGGCGGACCTGGCTGAGCAACGTCTGGCAGCGATGGGTGCGCAGCTGAAGGACTTCTACCAACAGGCCGAAGAAACGGACGACAAGGACGGGGAAAGCGATAGACCGCCTTTGATGGTGGAAACGGAAATCATTGGCGCGAGTGTGCGCTCGCAGGGAGCACAGCAATGA